The genomic stretch ATTTAGTGATGTTTTTTATATGATTCGACAAAATCATAATAATGATCATCGTCATCATAATACTTTTTTTCGTAATGATAATCGTGATCATCGTAATACTTTTTATCATGGTCATCATACTTTTTGTCGTAATCATAATGTTTTTTATCATGATCATAATACTTGTCGCAATCATAATGCTTCTTATCATTGTCGTAATACTTTTTGTAATATGTTTTTTTCCAAGTATAATACTCTTCTTTATATTTTTTATAATAACCCAATTAAATTCCTCCTTTATGTTATTCGAATTTAATTTATGAAGTTTAAATGATATGGTATGGTCAAATGAAATAAGAATAGTAAAAAGAGGCTGTTTAAAACACTTTCTGAAAAACAAAACGGATAGCTGTTTATGAAAATAAGAGCGAGAGAGAGCACTCAATCACTGTAAAATAATAGTAAAGTGTATAGAGAGATTAGTATACGTAAAAAGGGACTTTCTCATTGAAGAATATTTGAACGTTATGGTTAAGATTCAAGAGCTCTATGATGTGATTTTTCACACTGCTTTTGAAGGATTTAGAGTTAGACATCAAAAACAAACAGCAAAACCGGCTAGAAACAGATCATATAAGGAATGAACCGCTGCCAAATATCATAAAAAAGTTGTTAATGATCAAATGAATGAAATTAGAGAGAATTTATTTTAAAGAAAGCCCAATTGCACATGGACAAATGACAATTGATATTGAGGTAAAATACAATGCATTAAATCAGAAAAAGCTATTGGAGGATTTAATGTGTTTAGACAATTTCCAATTTGGTATACACAAACACCTGACTATTTGAATTTTTATGTACCGCAATATCAAACCATTTCGTATAATCCTCAACAATGTTATCAACGGTGTATGTACCAAACTGGCGGTAACTATGAGCTATGTGACAGACTATGTTATGGAGAAATACAGGTGTAAAAGAGGGGGATTAACTCCTCTTTAAACACACAGTGAGTGGAATAAGATCCTCACTTTATCTGCAAGTGCTTAGTATTTGCGATAATATTGCATTCGTAATAAATTATGCTTAGCAACTGAAAATGAAAGAAGGATATGAATAGTCATGACGCAATTCGATAAACAATACAATTCAATTATAAAGGATATTATCAATAATGGAATCTCAGACGAAGAGTTTGATGTAAGAACCAAGTGGGACTCAGATGGAACACCGGCACATACTCTAAGTGTAATCAGTAAGCAAATGAGATTCGACAACTCAGAGGTTCCGATTTTAACGACAAAAAAGGTTGCCTGGAAAACAGCCATTAAAGAGTTGCTCTGGATTTGGCAGCTGAAATCTAATGATGTTAATGATTTAAACATGATGGGCGTCCATATTTGGGATCAGTGGAAACAAGAAGACGGAACCATCGGACATGCATATGGATTTCAGCTGGGGAAGAAAAACAGAAGTCTAAATGGAGAAAAAGTGGATCAGGTAGACTATCTTCTTCATCAATTGAAGAACAATCCATCTTCACGCAGACACATTACAATGCTGTGGAATCCTGATGAATTAGACGCAATGGCCTTAACGCCATGTGTATACGAGACACAATGGTACGTTAAACATGGGAAACTCCACCTTGAGGTAAGAGCACGGAGCAATGATATGGCATTGGGAAATCCATTCAATGTATTCCAGTATAATGTGTTGCAGCGCATGATTGCTCAAGTGACTGGTTATGAGCTTGGTGAATATATCTTTAACATTGGGGATTGCCATGTGTACACACGTCATATAGACAATTTGAAAATTCAAATGGAAAGAGAACAGTTTGAAGCACCTGAACTATGGATCAATCCTGAAGTGAAAGATTTTTATGACTTTACCATTGATGATTTCAAGTTAATCAACTATAAACATGGGGACAAGCTTTTATTTGAGGTAGCGGTTTAATGCTGCCTTTTTATTGTGCAGTGAATAGATAGCAGGTATCCTAATTTCATTAAGCAATCTGGAAGATGAATAAAAATTGAAGGACAAACACGTATAATACATAAAAAAGATTAACTCTACAGTTAATCTTTTTTATTCAGAAGAAAATATCCTAACTTTGAAACTAAATACAAAGTAAAAGCAATCATTACAGTTCTAGATATTACAATTCCATGAATAGCTAGATCATATCCAGCAGGTATCAACGCATTTGTATTACACATAAAATATATAGATATTAGAAGTGCTACAATAACTAAAATCATTCCAAAAAGACTTGTTTTTTCATATTTCATACCAATTTCCACCCTTATTAAAGTTAGGTTTAAACAAAAGAGCTGAAGAAACGAACTATGACCAGTATGCTCCAAGGAAAACCGCCAGACAATGCTGGCGGCTTTTTGCTGCTTCGTTTATTTATTAACAGAGATCGTAACGTTATTTCCTGCAACTGAAACCTTTGCGAAATCCTGTGTATCTACCACAGGAGTGACGGCTTTATTGTCGATAGTGATGTTGTTAAAAGAGGTCGAAAAGGTTGCTTTGATCGCATCACGCTGGCTTTCATACGAAACAGCCGCGGTAGCAAGTGTTTTCCATTTTGAAATCGTGCCGATGTTGGTTCCTTGAATTTCTGTGATAATCCGTCCGGTGTAGCCGTCATTGTTCGTTCCCCAAAGGGTCATGCGCGTATTGCCGCTTAAATTTTTATAGATTGTCATTTGGACTGTGCTTCCAGGGCGGAAGCCTTTATTGTATGTGAATTTGTCTTTTCCTTCGATGTACGTTTCTTCATTTTTGGACCCAACCTTCATGAGGGGCTTCCAGACGTTGTATTGTTTGCTGTACTGAAGCCCGATATCGGCTTCAGTTCCGCTTGTTGCCCTAAAGCCAGAATAAATATAGGGAGTAGAGACCGAGTCGTTGTTTTTGACAGTTTCAGGAAGCACGATTTTAGCTGTAAAAACGGCGCCCGTACTGTTCAGGTAGACACGGCCGCCGATTCCGTTAGGCAGCTCGGATGCTGCTTTTGCGACTTGAGCGTCTGCCGCGGGTAAACCTGGTATACCTGATGAAAGGGTTCCGAAAAGAACTGCTGTTCCTACTGCACCTGCAATCAATACTTTTTTCACCAAAATTCCCCCTTTTGATAGTGGTTTCGCCATTTATTATACCTTATTTTGGAACTGGATTTACGTATATAAATCGACAAAATATTTCATTTTGAATGATGTAAGGTCGAAACGCTTCGCCAATCTGAAAGCTATATACCTTTATCAGAGGAAAGAATGAGATCACATTCGTTTTAACCGATTTGAAATTTTCCTCAAAATAAAAGTACAAATGCTTAAAGAAACGATTATTAAAAGAATGCCCGCTATCGTTTCCAAGCCTGTAAAAAAGAGGTGACGTTTCATCAATGTCTGTCCTTGTAAAATGATAAAAGCACAGATACCGACTAAGAAAAGAAAACAAATACTTAGGATTGCTAACGCTTTACGTGAGTATGTTTTCATTTCATCTTTAAAATACAGCAATACGAAAATAAAGCAGATAACATTGGCTATTGTTCTAATCACCTCAAAGCTTTTCATGACAACTGATATAAATAGACAAAGTAAAATGAGATAAAATACGATGTTTCTATACAAAAAACCTCTCCTTTTATGTAGGATCCTCAAAGAGTTTATAAAAGTTTCTTTGTAACTGCAATAAATTGAATGCGCTCACTTATGAACTAACTAAACTATGTACTAAATATTCACTATTCTTTTTCAGATTCAGTCACCAAGGTTTTCATAGAAAGGGAAGCTTCAGAAATATACATATAGTGCACAAACAAAAAAGACCCGGCAATAGCCGGGGGAAAGTAAAAACGAGGAGATGTTAATGGCGTTTAGTAGTGTTTTTTATGCTTTTTATACTCTACAACATAATCATAGTCTTTTTTATCGTGATCATAATATTTTTTATCATAGTCATCATATTTTTTGTCGTAATCACAGTCATAATCTTTTTTATCATATTCGTAATACTTCTTATAATACGTTTTTTTGACCGTATAATACTCTTCTTTGTATTTTTTGTAATAACCCATATATACTCCTCCTTTATTTTTACTACGCTTTATTATACGGCGAGTAGATTTTGCGGCTTGGACAGTTAAAATCATAGAAGGAAAAAAGGGCTGTCCAAATGATAGAAAAAGACAGATGACACAAAAACAAATCAAAATAAAGAGCCGATTTTTCATCGGCCCAAACGATTTATCCTACATTTGTTTGTCTTCTTTGTTTTCTGAGTCATTTTTTCTGATATCCTGAGTCAGTCCGCTTGTTGCTTGTTTAAATTCTGATAAGGCTTTTCCTGCTGCACGGCCAAGCGCCGGCAGTTTATCAGGCCCAAATACTAAAAAACCCACAAACAAAATAACGAGTATTTTTGTGAAGCTTAATTCCATATCCTTTTCCCCCTGATTGAAGTACAACCTTTTAAACAAATTATAAGAGATAGCAGTACAAATGGGAATGCATTTATTTTGAACATTTTAAAACCAGCACAAAGACGGATTCATAAAACGGCTGCTGCTGAATATAATGTCCAATGCCACCTGCCTAAGAAGCAGGAGGCAGGCTGGATCAATTATGTAGCTCTGCCGGAAATGATACAAACGTAGCGGCTATCATTGACATAGAGGAGTGGTGTAGCTGATGAGATTCACTAAGGTAGTTGGATTTTTGTCTGTTTTAGGGTTGGCTGCGGTTTTTCCATTAACGGCACAAGCAGAAAAAGCCGGAACTGCGGGGGCTGGAGAGTGGGATAAGTTGGGGACTTACACATATACTTACTCAAGTCCGACGGTATACTCGACCGGAGGAGATTTTAGAGTGTGCCTTTCAGGAAGCACTCCTTTTTCTGTTTCACTGCACTTATATGAGGATGATCCCGGTGACAATCCTGATGATTATGTAGGGGCAAACTATTTTTCACCCGGAGAATGCCACACCTTTGGCAGTATTGGAAAATTTGTAGATGGGAGCAATAACAAGGCCGAGTTCTTTGTTACCGATTACTCTGGTAAATCTAAAACTGTTACGTTTTATGATTGATGGACTCAAATTGTGAAGTATAACCCTTGGAAAAAAACAAAAAAGAGAGATACCTCTCTCTTTTTTATTCTTCGACAGCCTTACGAAGCCGTTCATTTACAATGCCAGTCCAGCCGCCATCCATCTTACCGCGAACGACGGAGCTTTTCTCGTTTGCTTTGCCGATCACTTCATTCGGCTCTTTCCAGCCGCTGTGAATAAGGGTAAACCCTGTCTTTTCCCCCAAGTCTTCTAATTGAAAGGTAACGACCCATCCTTCTGTATCCCATTCAAAAGAAAGTTCAGTTGGAGCTTGAACAGCCAAAACTTTACAAGGGGACGGCCCAAACGGCGATTGTAAGTGAAATTCTTGTCCTTCTTTGAGCTGAAAGTCATTGGGCATAAACCACTTGGCAATGCCTTCTGAAGTAGAGACTGTCTCCCAGACTTTCTGAATGGGAGCCTCCAGAGTAATGCTTTTTGTAATATCCGGTAATGCATTTTCGTTGTTTTGAGCCATTTCGTTTACCTCTTGACATATGATGTTTTTTCAATTCAATCATATAATAACTAATAAGATCATGTCCATAGCGTGCATTATTTATGCTAGAGCTGCTGTTGAACAGCGTGTCAGTCGCCAGTCTGATCTGTGAATGGGAGAATTCTGCATGCGCGAAAAAGAGAGAGAGGTGTATGTTGTCATTTCGTTCATTCTTGTTTGCAGCCGCAACTGTTATGTTTGAACTGGGATTCCTGTTCAGCCAATTTATTTTGCGATTTTTGTTTTAATAGTAAATGAGCCATTTTCTAAAACAGGAGGTTTTTTATGCTTGGAAAAATCAAAGCAGCCATTGATAATAGTCCAGGGAAGCCGGCCAGAATTTTAGTTAGTGAAAAAGCGTTTCAGCAATTAGAGGAAGAAATGCGCTTTGTTTACGTTTCCAAACCGAAAACGATAATGGGGATTCCTGTGGAAGTTTCAGATCAGGCAGAAAGCTTCAAGCTGGAATTTTAGTTTTCCCAGACTGCTAAAAGGCTCATTTTGTGTTAATTATGCAAAATGGTCAGGTTGATTTCTTTAAAAGCATGATGAAATGTTCATCATGCTTTTTTATTGAGAAAAAAGACGAACATAAAAAATAGGTATACGGGAAAAATAATCCTATTAGAGAGAGGGGAACTGACAGATGGATAACATGATATCAACACTTACTGACTGGAATGTGTGGTTTCAAGCGTTAGTAGTATTTCTCGTTCCATATGTAATCTATAAAGTGTTTACTTGGATTCATGTATAAGAAGGTGCAATGATGAGGTGGCGGAACAATCAGTACAAAACACAGAAGCAGCATAAATCAGATTATTCGACAGCTGAAAAGCAGGATCAGGATGTGTTAACCGGTAACATCGGATACGACTTAGAACATGTAAAAAGAAAAATAGGACATAACGGGGACGTTCATTTCCGTGAGCTTGAAATCACTCAATTACATGTGAAAGCGGCATTGATCTTTGTTGAAGGACTGTCTGATCAGGACTTGATTAATAAAGGACTATCAGTGTTAGTCATGAATCAACCTAATCAGGTAAGCGATGAAATTTCTCAATCCGGCAAAGGTATTTTAACTTCGAAACAGATAAAAAATCAAATCGTATCAATCGGTGATGTCATAGATTCAGAGAAAATCAGTGATATCGTGTTGAATGTTTTCATGGGTTCGACAGCGCTTCTCATCGATGGAATACCGCAGGCCTTTCTTCTGGGAACTGTAAAAAAACAAAATCGAAGTATCGAGGAGCCGCTTTCAGAAGCGCTTGTCAGAGGGCCGCGCACAGGCTTTACAGAAGAGTTGAGTACGAATACAGCTCTTTTGAGACAGCAAGGAAAAAATGATCAATTAACATTGCAGAGATTTGAAGTAGGAACACGATTAAAAAAGGATTTAATTATCGCTTATATGAATGACATTGCAGATCCAAAAGTAGTCGAGGAAGTAAGAAAAAGAGTGAGAGGGATTGAGATCGATCATTTGCCGGAGTCAGGCTACGTTGAACAGTTAATTGAGGATAATTATTTGAGCCCGTTCCCGCAAGTACAGAGTACAGAACGTCCTGATCGCGTCATAAGCGGATTAATGGAAGGAAGAGTAGCTATTCTGCTTGACGGCACTCCGTTTGCTTTGATTGTTCCAGTCACTTTCAGCATGATGCTTCAATCGCCTGAAGATTATTATGAACGGTGGTTCCCGAGCTCGCTCATCAGATTGCTGAGGTTCATCGCAGCAATGATAACGTTATTCGCACCCGCTTTATATATATCATTTATTTCTTTTCATCCTGGGTTAATTCCGACCAAGCTGGCGATTTCAATTTCCGGGACGCGCCAAGGTGTTCCGTTCCCATCTCTGATTGAAGCCTTATTTATGGAAGTCGCGATTGAAATTTTAAGAGAGGCGGGGCTTCGTTTGCCAAAACCAATTGGACCCGCAATAGGCATAGTTGGCGGATTAATCATCGGGGAAGCAGCTGTGCAGGCGGGGATTGTCAGTCCAATCATGGTCATTGTTGTTGCGCTCACAGCAATTTCTTCATTTGCCATCCCGCATTATAGCACAGGTATAGCACTTCGGATGCTTCGGTTTGGCGCGATGTTTTGTGCGGCGGTGTTTGGATTGTTTGGAGTCATTATGTATTATCTGCTGCTAAGCAGCCATGTCGTAAAGCTAAAGAGCTTTGGTGTGCCATACGCAAGTCCGGCAGTGCCCTATCACTTAAAAGATTGGAAAGACTTTGTTATCAGAATGCCTCTTTTAGTCATGAAGCGCCGGCCTAAAATGATGAATACAGATAATACAAAACGGGTGAAGTGATGAACTCGACAGGATGGTGATAAAGTCTCATGTTCAGCCCAACCAGTAAAATCACAACCGCTCAGGCAACGATTATCATCATTAATTATATGCTTGCTGCCGGAGTTCTTACGCTCCCTCGGACAGTAACAGAACAAACACAATCTCCTGATGGATGGATTTCAGTTTTATTAGGCGGGGTCCTAGCGGTAATAGCCGGGATGATTATAGCTAAATTAAGCCAGCAGTATCCTAAGGAGACCTTTTATGAATACTCCCGACATATTGTAGGAAAATGGCTCGGGCATCTGATCAGTATTGTTTTTATTACTTATTTTCTGGCACTCGGTGCATTTGAAGTCAGAGTCATGTCCGAAATCGTGGATTTTTTTCTCCTCGAAGGGACACCTTCTTGGGCCATCATTATGACAGTTCTTTGGATTGGGCTTTATTCAATTACACAAGGCCTAGATCCGATTGCACGGCTTTTTGAAATGATTTTTCCGATTACGGTCATCATCTTTTTAACGATAGCCCTCATGAGTTTAGGCATATTTGAGATCAACAATTTGCGCCCTGTATTAGGTGATGGAATCATGCCGGTTCTTAGAGGTGTAAAGACAACGAACCTTTCATTTACATGTTCAGAAATTATGTTCATTTTAGTAGCATTTATGAAAAAGCCGAAAAATGCGGTGAAAGCAGTTGTGATCGGGACAGGCGTTGTGACCAGTTTTTATATGATTACGATGATTATGGTCATCGGTGCACTATCAGTTGAGGGAGTTGTGACGAGAACATGGCCGGGGCTTGACCTGATGAGAAGTTTTGAAATACCTGGTTTAATATTTGAACGGTTTGAATCATTTCTGCTTGTGATTTGGATTATGCAGCTTTTTGCCACGTTTATTATCACTTTTTATGCAGCTTCCCTGGGAGTCTCACAAGTTTTTAAAAAGAAACCCCTTTCATGTATGTTTGGGCTGCTTCCTGTTATATATATCCTCTCTTGCATGCCGAAAAATGAAAATGACGTCTTTATATTGGGCGATACGGTCAGTCATATCGCTTTGTATATATTTGGCGCTTTGCCGATTTTGCTGTTAGTCATTTCGAAATGGAGGAAAAGAGGTGAAAAGTAAACTAAAACGTCAATTGCCTGCTATGGTCATAGTATGTCTGCTGATGATTTGCGTAACAGGATGCTGGAGCAGTCGGGAAATAGAAGATCTGGGTCTCACATTCGCTATCGCAATTGATAAAGGAAAAGAAACGAACACTGAAAAAGAGTTAAAAGAAGAGGGCGGGAGCTATCCGAAAAAAGACAACATTACGCTGACCTATCAATTTGTTAATGAAAAAGCGGCAGGCGCGGGCACAAGCGGGGGAGGCGGTAGCGGACAAGGAGCGCAAAAAGCGTACATTAATATAAGTGAAACAGGGGATTCATTACAGCAGATCGGAAGTGAGGTTGCATTAAGACGGGACCGAGAAGTGTTTAGCCCGCATTTAAAAGTTGTTGTCATGAGTGAAGATGTGCTGCACACATTTCCTATCGACGAAATGCTGGATCAATTTTTTCGTGATAATGAAATCAGGCTGAGCTGTCTTGTTTTATCTGCTAAAGGGGAAGCAAGAGACGCTCTCCAGCTGAAAGAGAACGGAGAAATTCCGGCATTTCGGCTGATTGGATTAGGTGAAAATGAACATAAAGTTTCCAGAATTCTTCCCCCTATGACACTCGCGAAACTAATTGGAAAACTGCATTCTGGCAGCAGCTTTTTACTGCAAAATGTGGTTGCGGCGAATGGAGCGGTCAAGTATTCCGGAGCAGCTGTAATCAACGGAAAATCGAAAAAAATGATAGGCACCTTAAATGAATATGAAACTGAGGGG from Bacillus subtilis subsp. subtilis str. 168 encodes the following:
- a CDS encoding hypothetical protein (Evidence 5: Unknown function) produces the protein MEHTGHSSFLQLFCLNLTLIRVEIGMKYEKTSLFGMILVIVALLISIYFMCNTNALIPAGYDLAIHGIVISRTVMIAFTLYLVSKLGYFLLNKKD
- the cotC gene encoding spore coat protein (outer) (Evidence 1a: Function from experimental evidences in the studied strain; PubMedId: 10788508, 11741866, 14762008, 18065538, 2821284, 19933362, 20023017; Product type s: structure), translating into MGYYKKYKEEYYTVKKTYYKKYYEYDKKDYDCDYDKKYDDYDKKYYDHDKKDYDYVVEYKKHKKHY
- the ynzB gene encoding conserved protein involved in spore germination (Evidence 3: Putative function from multiple computational evidences; PubMedId: 23625846) — encoded protein: MLGKIKAAIDNSPGKPARILVSEKAFQQLEEEMRFVYVSKPKTIMGIPVEVSDQAESFKLEF
- the ynzK gene encoding putative membrane protein of unknown function (phage origin) (Evidence 4: Unknown function but conserved in other organisms; Product type m: membrane component), translating into MYRNIVFYLILLCLFISVVMKSFEVIRTIANVICFIFVLLYFKDEMKTYSRKALAILSICFLFLVGICAFIILQGQTLMKRHLFFTGLETIAGILLIIVSLSICTFILRKISNRLKRM
- the thyA gene encoding thymidylate synthase A (phage origin) (Evidence 1a: Function from experimental evidences in the studied strain; PubMedId: 416889, 418407, 9648749, 10091656, 10574451; Product type e: enzyme), which codes for MTQFDKQYNSIIKDIINNGISDEEFDVRTKWDSDGTPAHTLSVISKQMRFDNSEVPILTTKKVAWKTAIKELLWIWQLKSNDVNDLNMMGVHIWDQWKQEDGTIGHAYGFQLGKKNRSLNGEKVDQVDYLLHQLKNNPSSRRHITMLWNPDELDAMALTPCVYETQWYVKHGKLHLEVRARSNDMALGNPFNVFQYNVLQRMIAQVTGYELGEYIFNIGDCHVYTRHIDNLKIQMEREQFEAPELWINPEVKDFYDFTIDDFKLINYKHGDKLLFEVAV
- the yndE gene encoding putative spore germination integral inner membrane protein (Evidence 3: Putative function from multiple computational evidences; PubMedId: 10762253, 15849754, 16850406; Product type m: membrane component) → MFSPTSKITTAQATIIIINYMLAAGVLTLPRTVTEQTQSPDGWISVLLGGVLAVIAGMIIAKLSQQYPKETFYEYSRHIVGKWLGHLISIVFITYFLALGAFEVRVMSEIVDFFLLEGTPSWAIIMTVLWIGLYSITQGLDPIARLFEMIFPITVIIFLTIALMSLGIFEINNLRPVLGDGIMPVLRGVKTTNLSFTCSEIMFILVAFMKKPKNAVKAVVIGTGVVTSFYMITMIMVIGALSVEGVVTRTWPGLDLMRSFEIPGLIFERFESFLLVIWIMQLFATFIITFYAASLGVSQVFKKKPLSCMFGLLPVIYILSCMPKNENDVFILGDTVSHIALYIFGALPILLLVISKWRKRGEK
- the cotU gene encoding spore coat protein (Evidence 1a: Function from experimental evidences in the studied strain; PubMedId: 12562816, 18065538, 20023017; Product type f: factor), whose protein sequence is MGYYKKYKEEYYTWKKTYYKKYYDNDKKHYDCDKYYDHDKKHYDYDKKYDDHDKKYYDDHDYHYEKKYYDDDDHYYDFVESYKKHH
- the yncM gene encoding conserved exported protein (Evidence 3: Putative function from multiple computational evidences), which gives rise to MVKKVLIAGAVGTAVLFGTLSSGIPGLPAADAQVAKAASELPNGIGGRVYLNSTGAVFTAKIVLPETVKNNDSVSTPYIYSGFRATSGTEADIGLQYSKQYNVWKPLMKVGSKNEETYIEGKDKFTYNKGFRPGSTVQMTIYKNLSGNTRMTLWGTNNDGYTGRIITEIQGTNIGTISKWKTLATAAVSYESQRDAIKATFSTSFNNITIDNKAVTPVVDTQDFAKVSVAGNNVTISVNK
- the yndA gene encoding putative exported protein of unknown function (Evidence 4: Unknown function but conserved in other organisms); protein product: MRFTKVVGFLSVLGLAAVFPLTAQAEKAGTAGAGEWDKLGTYTYTYSSPTVYSTGGDFRVCLSGSTPFSVSLHLYEDDPGDNPDDYVGANYFSPGECHTFGSIGKFVDGSNNKAEFFVTDYSGKSKTVTFYD
- the yndD gene encoding spore germination receptor subunit (Evidence 1c: Function from experimental evidences in the studied genus; PubMedId: 10762253, 27208128; Product type cp: cell process); protein product: MMRWRNNQYKTQKQHKSDYSTAEKQDQDVLTGNIGYDLEHVKRKIGHNGDVHFRELEITQLHVKAALIFVEGLSDQDLINKGLSVLVMNQPNQVSDEISQSGKGILTSKQIKNQIVSIGDVIDSEKISDIVLNVFMGSTALLIDGIPQAFLLGTVKKQNRSIEEPLSEALVRGPRTGFTEELSTNTALLRQQGKNDQLTLQRFEVGTRLKKDLIIAYMNDIADPKVVEEVRKRVRGIEIDHLPESGYVEQLIEDNYLSPFPQVQSTERPDRVISGLMEGRVAILLDGTPFALIVPVTFSMMLQSPEDYYERWFPSSLIRLLRFIAAMITLFAPALYISFISFHPGLIPTKLAISISGTRQGVPFPSLIEALFMEVAIEILREAGLRLPKPIGPAIGIVGGLIIGEAAVQAGIVSPIMVIVVALTAISSFAIPHYSTGIALRMLRFGAMFCAAVFGLFGVIMYYLLLSSHVVKLKSFGVPYASPAVPYHLKDWKDFVIRMPLLVMKRRPKMMNTDNTKRVK
- the flvS gene encoding regulator of stress-related ATPase (flavonoid-sensing) (Evidence 1a: Function from experimental evidences in the studied strain; PubMedId: 20818668, 28160315; Product type r: regulator) translates to MAQNNENALPDITKSITLEAPIQKVWETVSTSEGIAKWFMPNDFQLKEGQEFHLQSPFGPSPCKVLAVQAPTELSFEWDTEGWVVTFQLEDLGEKTGFTLIHSGWKEPNEVIGKANEKSSVVRGKMDGGWTGIVNERLRKAVEE
- a CDS encoding hypothetical protein (Evidence 5: Unknown function); amino-acid sequence: MNILKPAQRRIHKTAAAEYNVQCHLPKKQEAGWINYVALPEMIQT
- the yndF gene encoding putative spore germination lipoprotein (Evidence 3: Putative function from multiple computational evidences; PubMedId: 10762253, 27208128; Product type lp: lipoprotein), with the translated sequence MKSKLKRQLPAMVIVCLLMICVTGCWSSREIEDLGLTFAIAIDKGKETNTEKELKEEGGSYPKKDNITLTYQFVNEKAAGAGTSGGGGSGQGAQKAYINISETGDSLQQIGSEVALRRDREVFSPHLKVVVMSEDVLHTFPIDEMLDQFFRDNEIRLSCLVLSAKGEARDALQLKENGEIPAFRLIGLGENEHKVSRILPPMTLAKLIGKLHSGSSFLLQNVVAANGAVKYSGAAVINGKSKKMIGTLNEYETEGITWIRGEGKGGVVKSHDKKSQQTLAYDINKIKSRIQPIVKGKDISFHVDIESEGDLVENWNTKEALDTQFIDRLETTIENEVKKIVGQVLKKIQHDYKADVAGFDESFRLTYPHLWKRVKNNWDDTFSKADITYSVNVTITHFGTVKTQ
- a CDS encoding conserved hypothetical protein from phage origin (Evidence 4: Unknown function but conserved in other organisms; Product type h: extrachromosomal origin) — protein: MKLERIYFKESPIAHGQMTIDIEVKYNALNQKKLLEDLMCLDNFQFGIHKHLTI
- the tatAC gene encoding component of the twin-arginine pre-protein translocation pathway (Evidence 1a: Function from experimental evidences in the studied strain; PubMedId: 10974125, 11007775, 26239117; Product type t: transporter), with product MELSFTKILVILFVGFLVFGPDKLPALGRAAGKALSEFKQATSGLTQDIRKNDSENKEDKQM